In Drosophila simulans strain w501 chromosome X, Prin_Dsim_3.1, whole genome shotgun sequence, one DNA window encodes the following:
- the LOC27206741 gene encoding period circadian protein has product MEGGESTESTHNTKVSDSAYSNSCSNSQSQRSGSSKSRLSGSHSSGSSGYGGKPSTQASSSDMIIKRNKDKSRKKKKNKGTGQGAGQAQTLISASTSLEGRDEEKPRPSGTGCVEQQICRELQDQQHGEDHSEPQATEQLQQEEEDQSGSESEADRVEGVAKSEAAQSFPIPSPLSVTIVPPSMGGCGGVGHAAGLDSGLAKFDKTWEAGPGKLESMTGVGAAAAGTGQRGERVKEDSFCCVISMHDGIVLYTTPSITDVLGYPRDMWLGRSFIDFVHLKDRATFASQITTGIPIAESRGSVPKDAKSTFCVMLRRYRGLKSGGFGVIGRPVSYEPFRLGLTFREAPEEARPDNYMVSNGTNMLLVICATPIKSSYKVPDEILSQKSPKFAIRHTATGIISHVDSAAVSALGYLPQDLIGRSIMDFYHHEDLSVMKETYETVMKKGQTAGASFCSKPYRFLIQNGCYVLLETEWTSFVNPWSRKLEFVVGHHRVFQGPKQCNVFEAAPTCKLKISEEAQSRNTRIKEDIVKRLAETVSRPSDTVKQEVSRRCQALASFMETLMDEVSRADLKLELPHENELTVSERDSVMLGEISPHHDYYDSKSSTETPPSYNQLNYNENLLRFFNSKPVTAPAELDPPKTEPPEPRGTCVSGASGPMSPVHEGSGGSGSSGNFTTASNIHMSSVTNTSIAGTGGTGTGTGTGTGTGTGTGTGTGTGTGTGTGTGTGTGTGTGTGTGTGTGTGNGTNSGTTTSSRGGSAAVPPVTLTESLLNKHNDEMEKFMLKKHRESRGRTGDKSKKSANDTLKMLEYSGPGHGIKRGGSHSWEGEANKPKQQLTLGTDAIKGAAGSAGGAAGTGGVGSGGAGVAGGGGSGTGIAGTPEGRATTTSGTGTPGTAGGGAGAAAAAGASSSVGSSTPGPSSYPTCTQNINLWPPFSVGITPPVHSTHTAMAQSSFSSAGLFPTFYYIPASLTPTSPTRSPRMHKHPHKGGTDMPTTSQQAAAAAAQAMPLQYMAGVMYPHPSLFYTHPAAAAATAMMYQPMPFPGMANALQIPERPLGSQSAYNKSVYTTTPASMTKKVPGAFHSVTTPAQVQRPSSQSASVKTEPGSSAAVSDPCKKEVPDSSPIPSVMGDYNSDPPCSSSNPANNKKYTDSNGNSDDMDGSSFSSFYSSFIKTTDGSESPPDTEKDPKHRKLKNMSTSESKIMEHPEEDQTQHGDG; this is encoded by the exons ATGGAGGGCGGCGAGTCCACGGAGTCCACACACAACACCAAGGTGTCCGACTCGGCCTACTCgaacagctgcagcaacagccagTCGCAGCGCAG TGGCAGCTCCAAGTCCCGCCTGAGCGGCAGCCACTCCTCCGGCAGCAGTGGCTATGGGGGCAAGCCCTCGACGcaggccagcagcagcgacatgATCATCAAGCGCAACAAGGATAAGTcgcgcaagaagaagaagaacaaggGCACCGgccagggggcggggcaggcgCAGACCCTCATCTCGGCGTCGACGAGCCTGGAGGGCAGGGACGAGGAGAAGCCGCGGCCCAGCGGCACTGGGTGCGTTGAGCAGCAGATCTGCAGAGAGCTGCAGGACCAGCAGCACGGGGAGGATCACAGCGAGCCGCAGGCCAcagagcagctgcagcaggaggaggaagacCAGTCCGGCTCCGAGTCGGAGGCGGACCGAGTCGAGGGCGTGGCCAAGTCGGAGGCGGCACAGAGCTTTCCGATTCCCTCGCCGCTGTCCGTCACCATTGTGCCGCCCTCGATGGGCGGCTGCGGCGGAGTGGGCCACGCAGCTGGTCTGGACAGCGGCCTGGCCAAGTTCGACAAGACCTGGGAGGCAGGTCCGGGCAAGCTGGAGTCCATGACCGGGGTGGGCGCAGCAGCGGCGGGCACAGGACAGCGCGGGGAGCGGGTGAAGGAGGACAGCTTCTGCTGCGTCATCTCCATGCACGACGGCATCGTCCTGTACACGACGCCCAGCATCACCGATGTCCTGGGCTACCCGCGCGACATGTGGCTGGGCAGGTCCTTCATCGACTTTGTGCACCTCAAGGACCGTGCCACCTTCGCCAGTCAGATCACCACGGGCATACCCATTGCGGAGTCCAGGGGCAGCGTGCCCAAGGACGCCAAGAGCACGTTCTGCGTGATGCTGCGTCGCTACCGGGGACTCAAGTCCGGCGGATTCGGCGTCATCGGCAGGCCCGTCAGCTACGAACCCTTCCGCCTGGGGCTCACCTTCAGGGAGGCCCCGGAGGAGGCGCGACCGGACAACTACATGGTCTCCAATGGCACCAACATGCTGCTCGTCATCTGCGCCACTCCGATCAAGAGCAGCTACAAGG TTCCCGACGAGATTCTCTCCCAGAAGAGCCCCAAGTTCGCCATACGCCACACGGCCACCGGGATCATATCGCACGTGGACAGCGCGGCGGTCAGTGCGCTGGGCTACTTGCCACAGGACCTGATTGGCCGCAGCATCATGGACTTCTACCACCACGAGGACCTCTCCGTCATGAAGGAGACCTACGAGACGGTGATGAAGAAGGGCCAGACGGCGGGCGCCTCATTCTGTAGCAAGCCATACCGTTTCCTCATCCAGAACGGCTGCTACGTGCTTCTGGAGACCGAGTGGACCAGCTTTGTCAATCCGTGGTCTCGCAAGCTGGAGTTTGTCGTCGGACACCATCGCGTCTTTCAGG GACCCAAGCAGTGCAACGTCTTCGAGGCGGCGCCCACGTGTAAGCTCAAGATTTCTGAGGAGGCACAGAGCCGGAACACGCGGATCAAGGAGGACATCGTGAAGCGCCTGGCGGAGACGGTTTCCCGTCCGTCGGACACGGTCAAGCAGGAGGTTTCCCGCCGCTGCCAGGCACTGGCCAGCTTCATGGAGACGCTCATGGACGAGGTGTCCCGGGCGGACCTCAAGCTGGAGCTGCCGCACGAGAACGAGTTGACCGTCTCGGAGCGGGACAGCGTGATGCTCGGCGAGATCTCGCCGCACCACGACTACTATGACAGTAAGAGTTCCACCGAGACGCCGCCCAGCTACAACCAGCTAAACTATAACGAGAACCTGCTGCGTTTTTTCAACAGCAAGCCGGTCACGGCGCCGGCGGAGCTCGATCCGCCCAAAACGGAGCCGCCGGAGCCGCGCGGCACATGTGTCAGTGGCGCCAGTGGTCCGATGAGTCCCGTCCACGAGGGCAGCGGGGGCAGTGGCTCCTCGGGCAACTTCACCACCGCCAGTAACATACACATGAGCAGTGTGACGAATACGAGCATTGCGGGCACTGGTGGCACGGGCACTGGTACAGGTACAGGTACTGGAACTGGAACCGGGACAGGAACTGGGACGGGAACAGGTACAGGCActggaacgggaacgggaacagGCACTGGAACGGGAACAGGCACTGGAACAGGCACAGGCACTGGAACAGGCAATGGAACGAATTCCGGCACCACCACCTCATCCAGAGGCGGAAGCGCCGCTGTACCGCCAGTCACGCTGACCGAATCCCTGCTCAATAAGCACAACGACGAGATGGAGAAGTTCATGCTGAAGAAGCACCGCGAGTCGCGCGGACGGACGGGTGACAAGAGCAAGAAGTCCGCCAATGACACCCTTAAGATGCTGGAGTACAGTGGTCCAGGCCACGGGATAAAAAGGGGCGGCTCCCACTCCTGGGAGGGAGAGGCCAACAAACCCAAGCAACAGCTGACCCTGGGAACAGATGCGATCAAGGGAGCGGCAGGAAGTGCGGGAGGAGCAGCCGGCACTGGCGGTGTGGGATCGGGAGGAGCCGGTGTGGCGGGCGGAGGAGGATCCGGAACAGGCATAGCAGGCACACCGGAAGGCAGAGCCACAACGACCTCGGGAACGGGTACTCCAGGTACAGCCGggggaggagcaggagcggcagcagcggcgggaGCGTCCTCCTCCGTTGGCAGTTCTACGCCAGGACCGTCGTCCTATCCCACCTGCACGCAGAACATAAACCTCTGGCCACCGTTCTCGGTGGGCATCACCCCGCCCGTCCACTCCACGCACACGGCCATGGCCCAGAGCAGCTTCTCCTCCGCCGGCCTCTTCCCGACCTTCTACTACATCCCCGCCTCCTTGACGCCCACCAGTCCCACGCGCTCCCCCCGGATGCACAAGCATCCGCACAAGGGTGGCACGGACATGCCCACCACCTCGCAGCAGGCGGCTGCCGCGGCCGCCCAGGCCATGCCGCTGCAGTACATGGCCGGCGTGATGTACCCGCATCCTTCGCTCTTCTACACACACCCGGCGGCGGCCGCGGCCACGGCCATGATGTACCAGCCGATGCCCTTTCCCGGAATGGCCAACGCTCTCCAGATTCCCGAGCGTCCGTTGGGCTCCCAATCCGCGTACAACAAGTCGGTGTACACG ACCACGCCGGCGTCCATGACGAAGAAGGTGCCGGGTGCATTCCACTCGGTCACCACTCCTGCCCAGGTGCAGCGGCCCTCCTCGCAGAGCGCATCCGTCAAGACGGAGCCGGGCTCCAGTGCGGCGGTGTCCGATCCCTGCAAGAAGGAGGTGCCGGACTCCTCGCCCATTCCCTCCGTGATGGGCGACTACAACTCCGACCcgccctgcagcagcagcaatcccGCCAACAACAAG AAATACACGGACAGCAATGGGAATAGCGACGACATGGATGGCTCCAGCTTCTCCTCCTTCTACTCGTCCTTCATCAAGACCACGGACGGATCGGAGAGTCCGCCGGACACCGAAAAGGATCCGAAGCACCGAAAGCTGAAG AACATGAGCACATCTGAGAGCAAGATCATGGAGCACCCGGAGGAGGACCAGACACAGCACGGGGATGGGTAG
- the LOC6739954 gene encoding protein AF-9 homolog: MSYTNLLRHQNVVDDCQRVSCNRSPPVAVSGRCVISRDIVIGCRMEQCDPDMPYMLEPTWGVYLRPGRDGADLSRFVRRVTFKMSPRLPLRLHVADSAPFEIGEVLGSDFPLEVQVEYTDARMSATSYIFRPRVVREGHAGICEEMLDKMIFVNPSPMMRQNLTAVLVPSANGPPRASPQFAMDSAVPQAPGEQKEQDRDREQVGDVARPSQTRAKQPKNRLNVGIPHPQQ; encoded by the coding sequence ATGAGCTACACAAACCTCCTGCGCCATCAGAATGTGGTGGATGACTGCCAGCGGGTGAGCTGCAACCGCAGTCCGCCGGTCGCTGTCAGCGGGCGCTGTGTGATCAGCCGGGACATCGTGATCGGCTGCCGCATGGAGCAGTGCGACCCGGACATGCCCTACATGCTGGAGCCGACATGGGGCGTCTACCTGCGCCCAGGCCGCGATGGCGCCGACCTGTCGCGGTTCGTGCGACGCGTCACCTTCAAGATGTCGCCGCGACTGCCGCTGCGACTGCACGTGGCGGACAGCGCGCCGTTCGAGATTGGCGAGGTCCTGGGCAGCGACTTTCCATTGGAGGTGCAGGTGGAGTACACGGATGCCCGCATGTCGGCCACCTCGTACATCTTCCGGCCGCGCGTGGTGCGCGAGGGTCACGCCGGTATCTGCGAGGAGATGCTCGACAAGATGATATTCGTCAATCCCTCACCCATGATGAGACAGAACCTGACGGCCGTGCTCGTGCCCAGTGCGAATGGTCCGCCCAGGGCATCGCCCCAGTTCGCAATGGATTCCGCCGTGCCGCAGGCACCGGGTGAGCAAAAGGAACAGGACCGGGATCGGGAGCAGGTGGGCGATGTGGCGCGACCCTCGCAGACGCGGGCAAAGCAGCCCAAGAACCGCCTAAATGTGGGCATACCTCACCCCCAACAGTAG